A region of the Isosphaeraceae bacterium EP7 genome:
GTGCGGGTGCTGAGGTCGAGGGCCGAGGCGACCTCCTGGTCGGACCGGGCGGGGCCCCCATCGGCCTCGTCGGCCTGGAGCAGGACGCGGGCGTGGGCCAGCTTGCGGGCGTCGGCCTTGCCCCGGGAGATCATGGCCTCCAGCTCGCCCCGCTCCTCGGCCTTCAGCGTCACGCGATACTTCTTGGCCATGACGGCCTCCCCGCCGGATGTCGCATGTTCACCAACCGATAAACTCGCGGATCGGACCCGACGAAGCAAGAGTGACGATCTACTAAGTAGGTCACCAGTAGTGATTGGACGACTCCCCGGAGTTGACCTATGGTTGCGATAGCCCTACAGAGGACTCGCGACCATGGCCCTGATCACACTCCAGCCGGCCGAGCGCGAGCACCTGCGCGGACTGGCCCGTCACTCCGACGACCGCCGCGTCATCCACCGCGCCCTGGCCCTGCTGGACCTCGATTCCGGCCAGCCGCCGCTCGCCGTCGCCGCTCGGCTCGGCGTCAGCCGATCGACCGTCTACAACTGGGCCGGCCGGTTCGCCAAGGAGCGAGATCCAAGCCCGTCGCTGGGCGATCGCCCGCGCGCCGGCAGGCCGCCGGCCGCCAGGCGGGCCGCCGAAGAGTCGGCCGAGGCCGCCCTGGGGACGGATCCCCGCGCGGCCGGCTATCGCCACACCAACTGGACCGTGCCCCTGCTGCTGGCCCACCTGAACCGGGCCTCAGGCCAGCAGGCCAGCGGCACCACCATGCGGCGGGCCTTGCACGGGCTGGGCTATCGCTGGAAGCGGCCCCGCTTCGTCCTCTCGCGCCGATCGCCCACCTGGCGGCAGGCCAAAGGGGGCTGAGGCGCGGGCTGCCCGGACGCACGCGCACCGTCGTCCTCTTCTCCGACGCCACCATCCTCACCGAGACTCCGCCGCTGCGGGCCGCCTGGGCCAGGGCTGGCCAGCAGGCCGAGGTGCCGATCACCGGCAACCGCGACCGCCGCGTCCTCTTCGGCGCCATCGCCGTGGGCCGCGGCACGCTCCGCCTGGACCGCGCCGGGCAATGGAACCAGGACAGTTTCCAGAGCCATCTGCGGCACTTCCGCTCGACCTGGCGCGGCTGGCGGATCGTGCTGTTCCTGGACCGGGGCTCGCCGCACACGGCCAGGCGGTCGCGGGCCCTGGCCAAGCAGTTCTCCATCGAGCTACGGTTCCTGCCGACGGCGTGCCCGGAGCTCAACCCGATGGAGGGCCTGTGGCGCGAGATCAAGGGGCAGATCCTGGCCAACGAGCCGACGCCCGAGCTGGACGTTTCGCTGGAGCGTGCCGTCGATCACCTGATGGCCATGACCGGCAAACAACGACGCCAAACCGCGCGCATCCTCTCCGAGAACTTCTGGCTAGCCACTTAGTGGCTCATCCGGCAAGTGTCCTGACACCCGGTACGGCGGCGATTCCCGGCGTTCGGCGTGGTTGATGGCGACGACGACGGCCCCAGACGAAGGGGTGACGATGCGCGTTCCAGTACGCTGTCGCTCGTTCGACCGCCTGGCAGATCTCCTCCCAAGTCTCGAACCGGCGGCCCTTCAACGCCAGGCTTCTCAGCACCTTCCACCACGGCTCGATCAGGTTCAGGTACGCCGCGGAGACTGGCTGGAAGACGAACTCCCAGCGGGGATGGGCCAGGCTGAACAGCAGCACGTCGGTGGCGCGGTGGGCGCTCAGGTTGTCGAGGATGGCGTAGACCCGTTCGGCGTCCGCCGGGACCCACGCCTCGACCTGGCCGAGGAACTCGACCCAGTTGCGGGTCGAGCGGCTGTCGTAGGGGCGGGTGAAGGCTTCGCCAGTGGCGGGTCGGAAGGCGCCGAAGACGTAACCCTTGCCGCGGCGGCCGTAGTCGGCCTCCTGCCGAGCGCGGCCGGCGGGCTGGCGGCTGCCCTCGGCCGTCGTCTCGGGCTTGGTTCGCAGGGGGTTCTGTCCCGGGAAGCTTTTGGCGCTCTCCGGCCCCATTTCGTCGAGGCAGACGACCGCCGAATCCGCCGGAGGCTCGCGGTAGAGTCGCTCGATGGCCCCCTTTTTTCGGCGAATTCGGGGTCCACCCGCTCGCCGAACCACGTCTCCTGCTTGCGCCAGCGGAGGCCCTCCTCCGCGAGGATCTCGTCGATCCGACTCCGCTTGATGGCGATGTCCTTCTGCTCGTTGAGGTAGGCCTCCAGGCGGTCGAGCGTCCAGCAGCCGAAGGGCAGGCCCAGGTCCTGGGGGGCGGTCAGCGCGACGGCCAGGACCTCGGCCCGCTGGTCGACGGTATAGGTCGGCGGTCGGCCGGCGCGGGGCCGCTCCTGGAGGCCGGCCATGCCCAGCTCGCTGAAGCGACGGATCCAAGCATAGACGGTCGGCCGCGAGCAGCCGAGGGCCGCAGCGATGGTGGGGGCCGATCGGCCGTAGGCGGCCTCCTGGACGATGCGGGCTCGCTCGACCAGGCGGACCGGGGCGGTGCGCGAGTGGAGCAACTCGGCGATGGCCTGCTGCTCCTCGGACGTCATCGGGCGGAGAAGGACGCGGGCGGCCATGGCGAGGTCTCCTGGGAGATACCTCCATCCACCTGCAAATCACCTGCCGGATGAACCACTTAGAACCTGAAAGGCCTCGGCAGGAGTTGCCAGCTACGGCCGGGGCCCATGTTTCAGTTCGCCTCGGTTCGGTGCCTCAAGCACCGCCAGAGCTGGCCCGTCGAGCCCGAGGTAAAGCTCCATGTCAAGGTGGCCGTTGAGGCACTGCTGGACGACCCGATCTGCCGTCAGGACACGAGGGAGTTGGCAGGGAAGCTGGCGACGCTGATGGACGGGGCTGAAAGCTCATCCCGATCCTTGCGGCGAGGATGAATTGACCGGCCTTGCGACATCCTGGTGCGGGGACGTCACGGCACGACCAGCGGCTGGAACGCCCAGTATGCCTTGCCGAAATGCGCCTTGGGCACGATCCCATCACGCTTTGACGTGGGATGGCCGCGAAGAACGTAATACAGGTCCGAGATCACCGACGTGTTGTCACCAAAGTAGGCGTGCCCGAGGAAGCTGGTGTCCACCGCCGAGACGTCGATGGTCTCCAGCGGAGGGATGATCACGATCCCATTACCCGACTCGCCCAGACGCGGCCCGCCGTGCAATTCCTTGGAGCTGGCCAGCGCGCGATCTCGCGACGAGGCGTAGAGCGTCACGCGATGGCCCGGTCCGACGATCGCCGGAGCCACGTCCTCGGCGAACGTCTCGGCGTCGATGTCCGGCGCCGTCAGGACGACCTCGCGCACCGCCGCCGGGATGCCCGCCCCGGTGGACAGTCGGCGCAGTGCCTCCGTCAGGCAGCGATTGCCCATGCTATGCGCGATCAGGTGGATCGTCTCGGCCCCCGAGCGGGCGGACACCTCGCGCAGGAATCGCTCCAGGTGCGGCTCGGTCCAGCGGACGTTGTTCTCGTCGTGGGCATAGCTGGCGATCTGGCCCTGCGACGGCCAGCTCCAGAACATAGCGACGCCCTCGTACTCCAGGTCGTAGGCGAGCTGCGCGGTGCGCCGGGCGGCATACTCGAAGCTGTTGTTGAACCCGTGGATGAAGACGAGGAGTTGCCGCTTGCCGCGGGCCTTCTGGTGCTCGTCGAGGGAGGCCCGGAGCCGGGCGTGAAATTTGTCGACGGGATACTCGGCAACGTCGGCCAGGCCGACGTGCCGGGCCGGGTCCGTGGCGAATTCCAGGCGGAAGATCGATGGAGACTCGAGCACGCCGAGCCTGTGGTCGCGTGGGATGGTGACGCGACACAACCCGTATCGGACCTCGCCACGGTCGGGCCCATATCCGATCGGCTTCCCATCGGCGACGGCTGGGATCTCCCGCCTCTTCCCCAGCCACATCCGGGCCGAGACGCATCCGACGACACCCAGGACGGCAGTTGCAAGCAGGGCCGCCCTGAGGGTTGCTCGCCCGGTCACGACCGCCACGAGCGATGCAATGCCGGCCAGGGCAAGGCAGGCGGCCTGCGCCGCGGTCCTCAAACTGGATGAGTCGCCCGCGTCGGCTGCGGCCGCGGGACCGAGTGGACGCCGATCGGTCCCGTAGAAGACGGAGACTTCGTCGGCGACGGGCTCCTTCGAGGCCTCCGGCGGATCGAACCGAGGGGGTAAGGGTTGGGGAGGGTCACCCTTAGGGGCATCCTTCGGATAATCCACGGGAGCAGGGTCACCCTTAGGGGCATCCGGAGGCTCCGCGGTCGGGGGGTCGGATTTCGGGGCATCCGGAGGCTCCGCGGTCGGGGGGTCGGATTTCGGGGCATCCGGTGCCGCCGTGGCCGGTGCGGTTGCCTCGATCGTGGTAGTCGCGGGATCCCTCGGAGGATCCATGGTCGGTGGGCGGTCCCCGGACGTGGGCGTCGCTCCGACAGTCCGATCTTGAGGGGGAGGCATCTCGCTGGAGCCCATGCAGCCGAACAGGGCAGCGGGGGTGAAGATGGTCCAGAGGATCGCATTGGCAACTCGCGGAGATTGCGGACCGAGTCGTCTCGATGGCCGGAGTCGGACTGCCCCTCGCCAGGTTCGTGCCGAATCTGCAACGGCATGATTTCCGGACATCATGCTCGTGATCCACGAGAGAACCATGCAGGCCGCACCCCATCCGGGCATGTCGGGGCAGGAGCGCGACGAAATCGGCTCATCCGAATGCCACAGAGGAACGAGATCGTACACCGCGGCCGTCGCGAAAACCATCCGCGAAATCGCCACGGTATCGTTGCCGCGCAAGGAGTCCCAAGTGACGCCGCCCACGGCGACTGAGGCTGGTCCAAGCAAGGGTGATCATCGCCGCCATCCAGGCCAATCCGAGCACCCGCGACGACCTTCGGCAGTTGGCTGTGAAGCTGTCGCAGCTCTAGCCGACAGGTCTCGGAACATTTTCGTGCTGTCACGAAAGTGGTCGCAATCGGCCGCCTCGACGGCCTTAGGATCGGCCTCGAAGAATGGAATCGTTCCAGAGACGAGCCCGGTTGTCGTCCGGATCTTGACCGCCTCGCGTTGCTTGCGAGAGGCGGGCGCGATAAAAGAGATGGCCCCGGTGAGAGGGTGCAATCTCTCGCCGGGGCCAAGTATCTCTGGTTTGCCGTGGTTCGGTGCACCAACACCGCCAAGGCTGGTTACTCAATGGGACGATACCCCCATGTTGAGCTGCGTCGATTCTACGCGCCTCGCGCCCGCTGTCAAAGACCATTTTTCGGCCCTCCCCAACCGGCTCCAGGACGACCCGCGTCTCAAGCCCAGGGACCTGGCCACCATCGCCGCAATCCTCCGCTACGCAAGGGCCAAGCACTGGGCCTCCATGTCCAACCATGCACTGGCCGATCACGGGCGATGCTCCGAGCGATCCATCCAGTACAGCCTCGCCAGGCTCGAGCACTCCGGCTGGATCTCGCGTGAGGCCTGTGACGACGCACCGGGCAGCCGCAGCGGAAGGATCATCTACCTGAACTGGCGTCGACCTGAAACGCCCTGCACCCCGGACCTGAAGACTGCTTCACCCCAACCCGTGCTGCCCGTTGCACCCGAAGTAGATTCAGAAGAGAGAGAAGAAAAACCGGCCCACCTGAGCCTCGACGGCTCGGGGCCGGATGGCCAGATGAAGACCGGGCCAACCCCGCTGCCCGACCCGCTGGACTATGCAGCATTGGGCTGGCTGGACCGGCCGGCGTCGGACCCCTTGCGGAAGATCGCCGAGAAGGCCCTTGCTTCCCGCATGGCGGGCCCGCCGGCCCCTGGGTCGGGCCGGAAGGCCTCCGTCCCGTCGCGATCTCTCCTGCGGGCTCCTGGGAGCCTGGCGGAGATGCTGGGCCGGCAGTTGGGCGGGCGTTGAGCCTCAGTTCGATCAGCGGCTTCTGAGTGGGTCGCGTCCCGGTGGACGAGCGTCAACCATTTCCTGCATGCGCAGGACATGGTTTCGGGGCCTCCGCGCGCCCATTTTAGAGCCATCGGATTTCCCTGCTCAACGCCCTGCTCGCGGGGAAAATCGAGCATCCCGAATCGTCCGGTTCCGGGCGACTCGATCAGCCTGCTCGGCAGCCTGCACGCAGGCTGATTTCGGGCCATCGAAATCGACCATCTTTACCGGCCGCGTGCGGACGCCCGCGTGATCAGTTGGTGCAGGTCGTCGGCTGGCGCGGAGAAGACACATCGGGCTGTGTTGTGCCGGGTGCTGGCCAAAGCCTGCCTGTCTCGCGAGGAGTTTGGTACCTATACTAGTCCGTGCAAGTCGGGGCACTTCGCGGACGAGGCCGACGGCCATGACGGCCGAATTCGCATCATGCACCACCCATGCAAGTATCACACTCATGACCAATGATGCGGGCCTCGCCCCGGAATACCGTGCCCTCTTCGAGGCCGTCCCCATACCCTTCCTCGTGCTCCGACCCGACGGGCGGTTCACCATCGTCGCCGTGAGCGACTCCTACCTTCGGGCGACGGTCACCACGCGGGAGGGACTACTTGGGCGGGGCCTCTTCGACGCCTTCCCCGACAACCCCGACGACCCCAACGCGACCGGCGTGCGGAACCTCCGGGCCTCCCTCGTCCGGGTCCTGGCGACCCGGGCCCCGGACCGTATGCCCGTCCAGCAGTACGACATCCAACTGCCCGGGGGCGGCTTCGAGGAGCGGCACTGGAGCCCGCTCAACACGCCGGTGCTGTCGCCCGAGGGAGAGGTCGCCCACATCCTCCACCACGTCGAGGACGTCACGGAGGTCGTCCGCCTGCGGAGGGAGGGCAACGAGCAGAAGCTGGCTGAGGAGGCCCTCAGGCAATCCGGCGAGTGGTTCTCCACGACCCTCAACAGCATCGGCGACGCGGTCATCGCCACGGACTTCGCGGGCCGGGTCGTCTTCATGAACGCCGTCGCCGAGGCGTTGACCGGCTGGGCTTTCGCCCAGGCGAGAGGTCTGCCGCTCGATTCGGTGTTCGTCATCCTCAATGAAGCGACCCGCGACCCCGTGCCCAACCCGGTCGATACGGTCTTCGCCACGGGCAGGATTCAGGGGCTCGCCAACCATACCGTGCTCGTCGCGAAGGACGGGAGCGAATGTCCCATCGAGGATAGTGCCGCCCCCATCCTGGGCGACGATGGACACATCACGGGGGTCGTCCTCGTCTTCCACGACGCGAGCGAGCAGCGACGGGCCGAGCAGGCCCTCTCGGCCAGCGAGCGGCGTTTCGCCAGCTTCGCCGACGCCGCCCCGGCGATGCTCTGGGTCACCGAGCCGGATGGCACGTGCTCGTTCCTCTCCCAGGGCTGGTATGAGTTCACCGGCCAGAGAGAGGGCGAGGCCCTCGGGTTCGGCTGGCTCGACGCCGTCCATCCCGAGGACCGCGAGGACGCCGGACGTCTCTTCGTGGAGTCGAACGCCCGGCGGGAGATGTTCCGCTGCGAGTATCGCTTCCGCCGGGCCGACGGAGCGTATCGCTGGGGCATCGACATCGGCCGCCCGAGGTTCTCGCCGGAGGGCGAGTACCTGGGGTACGTGGGCTCGGTCATCGACATCCACGACCGCAAGCAGGCCGAGGACCGGCTACGAGCGAGTGAGGGGGAGGCCAAGCAGAGCCTCAGCCTGCTCTATGAACTGGTCCAGCAGTGCCCCTTCGGCATCTACATCGTCGATGCCGACTTCCGCATCGCCACGATGAACCGGGGGTCGCAGGAGGGGGCGTTCGTCAACGTCAGCCCGGTCATCGGGCGGCCCTTCGACGAGGCCATGCGGATCCTCTGGCCCGAGGCGGTCGCCGCCGATGTGATCCGGGCATTCCGCCACACGCTCGTCGCGGGCGAGCCTTATCACTCGAAGGAATTCGTCAACCCGCGGGCGGACAAAGACCGGGTGGAGGGTTACGAGTGGGAACTCCACCGCGTCACCCTGCCCGACGGGCGGCCGGGCGTGGCCTGCTATTTCTTCGACTCGACCAGGCTCAGGGAGGCCGAGTCCGCCCTCCGCGAGAACGGCCGGCGGAAGGACGAGTTCCTTGCCATGCTGGCCCACGAGCTGAGGAACCCGCTGGCCGCCGTCGGCAACGCCGCGACCGTCCTGAAGATGTCGAGCGACCCGGAGAACGTCGCCTTCGCGAAGGACATCATCGAGCGGCAGACGAGGCAGCTGGCCCGGCTCATCGACGATCTGCTGGACGTCTCCCGCATCACGAGCGGCAAGATTCGCCTGAGGCGTGAGCTGTGCGACGCGGGGACCATCCTGAGGCAGGCCATCGAGTCGGTCGAGCCGCTCATCCGTGAGCGGAAGCACCGGCTGGTCACCGAGTTCGAGGAGGGGGCGCTCCACCTGCGAGCCGACGCGACCCGCGTCGAGCAAATCGTAGTGAACCTGCTGACGAACGCGGCCAAGTACTCGGACAACGGCGGGCGGATTCGTCTCGTCGGCGAGCGTCAGGGCGACCAGGTCGTCATCAGCATCGAGGACGATGGCATCGGCATCCCGGCCGAGAAGCTGCCGCAGATGTTCGAGCTGTTCGCCCAGGGGGAACGCTCCATCGCCCGCTCCGAGGGGGGACTCGGCATCGGGCTGACCATCGTGCAGAAGCTGGCCGAGATGCACGGCGGAAGCGTCTCCGCCAGGAGCGACGGGCCGGGCAAGGGGAGCACCTTCGCCGTCCGCTTGCCTGCGGCCTCTCGTCCCGCCCCCCTGCCTGCCGGTCCCGGGGGTGTCGCCGCGCCGGGACTCCGCGGGTCGCGGATCCTCGTGGTCGACGACAACGTGGACACGGCACGCGGCCTCGTCCGGCTTCTGAAGCTCCTCGGCAACGAGGTCGAGTCGGCCCACGACGGGGCCTCGGCCATCGACACGGCCCGGCTCTTCAAGCCGGAGTTCGTGCTCCTGGATATCGGCCTTCCCGGCATGGACGGCTACGAGGTGGCCCGTCGGCTCCGGTCTGAGCCGTGCTGCACAGCGTCGGTCGTCATCGCCGTGTCGGGTTACGGGCAGGACGAGGACCGTCGCCGGTCCCGCGAAGCGGGCTTCGACCATCACCTGGTCAAGCCGGTGGACTTCGACCGGCTTGTCTCGCTCCTCACGCACGCCTTCTGACCGACCATTTCTGTCCCGTGCCGGGCCTCCCCGCGGCCGATCTTGGTAATCAGGAGGGAACAGCTGATGACCCCCTTGCCCTCCCTTGCCTCGGCTCGTCTCACTACTGATGACCCCAAGCGTCCGGCCGGCCGAGCTTCCCCTGCCGCCAAAGGGGGCCACTGACGCCCCCTGGAGAATGGCTCCAGGCTCAGGGGGGTTACCAGAAGTAACCCCCTTCGAGGTC
Encoded here:
- a CDS encoding helix-turn-helix domain-containing protein, whose product is MALITLQPAEREHLRGLARHSDDRRVIHRALALLDLDSGQPPLAVAARLGVSRSTVYNWAGRFAKERDPSPSLGDRPRAGRPPAARRAAEESAEAALGTDPRAAGYRHTNWTVPLLLAHLNRASGQQASGTTMRRALHGLGYRWKRPRFVLSRRSPTWRQAKGG
- a CDS encoding transposase, coding for MPGRTRTVVLFSDATILTETPPLRAAWARAGQQAEVPITGNRDRRVLFGAIAVGRGTLRLDRAGQWNQDSFQSHLRHFRSTWRGWRIVLFLDRGSPHTARRSRALAKQFSIELRFLPTACPELNPMEGLWREIKGQILANEPTPELDVSLERAVDHLMAMTGKQRRQTARILSENFWLAT
- a CDS encoding IS630 family transposase, whose protein sequence is MRRKKGAIERLYREPPADSAVVCLDEMGPESAKSFPGQNPLRTKPETTAEGSRQPAGRARQEADYGRRGKGYVFGAFRPATGEAFTRPYDSRSTRNWVEFLGQVEAWVPADAERVYAILDNLSAHRATDVLLFSLAHPRWEFVFQPVSAAYLNLIEPWWKVLRSLALKGRRFETWEEICQAVERATAYWNAHRHPFVWGRRRRHQPRRTPGIAAVPGVRTLAG
- a CDS encoding alpha/beta hydrolase, whose amino-acid sequence is MDYPKDAPKGDPPQPLPPRFDPPEASKEPVADEVSVFYGTDRRPLGPAAAADAGDSSSLRTAAQAACLALAGIASLVAVVTGRATLRAALLATAVLGVVGCVSARMWLGKRREIPAVADGKPIGYGPDRGEVRYGLCRVTIPRDHRLGVLESPSIFRLEFATDPARHVGLADVAEYPVDKFHARLRASLDEHQKARGKRQLLVFIHGFNNSFEYAARRTAQLAYDLEYEGVAMFWSWPSQGQIASYAHDENNVRWTEPHLERFLREVSARSGAETIHLIAHSMGNRCLTEALRRLSTGAGIPAAVREVVLTAPDIDAETFAEDVAPAIVGPGHRVTLYASSRDRALASSKELHGGPRLGESGNGIVIIPPLETIDVSAVDTSFLGHAYFGDNTSVISDLYYVLRGHPTSKRDGIVPKAHFGKAYWAFQPLVVP
- a CDS encoding PAS domain S-box protein, encoding MTNDAGLAPEYRALFEAVPIPFLVLRPDGRFTIVAVSDSYLRATVTTREGLLGRGLFDAFPDNPDDPNATGVRNLRASLVRVLATRAPDRMPVQQYDIQLPGGGFEERHWSPLNTPVLSPEGEVAHILHHVEDVTEVVRLRREGNEQKLAEEALRQSGEWFSTTLNSIGDAVIATDFAGRVVFMNAVAEALTGWAFAQARGLPLDSVFVILNEATRDPVPNPVDTVFATGRIQGLANHTVLVAKDGSECPIEDSAAPILGDDGHITGVVLVFHDASEQRRAEQALSASERRFASFADAAPAMLWVTEPDGTCSFLSQGWYEFTGQREGEALGFGWLDAVHPEDREDAGRLFVESNARREMFRCEYRFRRADGAYRWGIDIGRPRFSPEGEYLGYVGSVIDIHDRKQAEDRLRASEGEAKQSLSLLYELVQQCPFGIYIVDADFRIATMNRGSQEGAFVNVSPVIGRPFDEAMRILWPEAVAADVIRAFRHTLVAGEPYHSKEFVNPRADKDRVEGYEWELHRVTLPDGRPGVACYFFDSTRLREAESALRENGRRKDEFLAMLAHELRNPLAAVGNAATVLKMSSDPENVAFAKDIIERQTRQLARLIDDLLDVSRITSGKIRLRRELCDAGTILRQAIESVEPLIRERKHRLVTEFEEGALHLRADATRVEQIVVNLLTNAAKYSDNGGRIRLVGERQGDQVVISIEDDGIGIPAEKLPQMFELFAQGERSIARSEGGLGIGLTIVQKLAEMHGGSVSARSDGPGKGSTFAVRLPAASRPAPLPAGPGGVAAPGLRGSRILVVDDNVDTARGLVRLLKLLGNEVESAHDGASAIDTARLFKPEFVLLDIGLPGMDGYEVARRLRSEPCCTASVVIAVSGYGQDEDRRRSREAGFDHHLVKPVDFDRLVSLLTHAF